Proteins encoded within one genomic window of Thermococcus celer Vu 13 = JCM 8558:
- a CDS encoding adenosylcobalamin-dependent ribonucleoside-diphosphate reductase produces MAVEKVMKRDGRIVPFDKERIKWAVQRAMLEVGVRDEKLLNRVVRRVVRRINELYDGQVPHIENIQDVVELELMRAGLFDVAKAYILYRKKKAEIREEKKKILNKDKLDEIDKRFSINALRVLASRYLIRNENGEIVESPRELFERVALLSVIPDVLYDERVFDREGNHRQDLRGLEDYLKALGEYDGRLSIGRFKLNRYHFERLLNLYRELAEKGQMKVPIDDLIRMLENGAFDDYESEVEEYFRLMTNQVFMPNTPALINSGRPLGMLSACFVVPIEDDMESIMKAAHDVAMIQKMGGGTGLNFSKLRPEGDFVGSTAGAACFTGDTRILTEKGFIPIEELVKTDQSPRIITHEGPKEIVEKYNNGEMEVFRVVTQEGYEVKVTKEHKFLVFDDKGNPVLRPLMELREGDLIYILAPDDFNAPYQELNTNVELKAKGYDVKLPKLLDERLAYLLGIIYADGHIRHRYENGRGENSKIEIYLNVSEGDIKEKVKGYFVELFGIEPREFIREGQHKITLVVPSTKIVRFLELNNLSKDKSENITVPELIFRSKPSVMAAFLAGFFDGNGSVDQHYRIALKSISREFIKGAQLLFMALGIITNIQEYTPPEDTHRKVYTLRIQTRDMKIRAFEKLVESVKLNGIKENALKHLSENGKNRKYSFPFNVIHKIKDPRIRARIQRDYKIPSYNSEVTHRAFIRRILELREELGLDEEEVEYFSMLSRLYPVEISKIEPLGVRKVYDIQVEGVHLLTGNGIYTSNSGPVSFMHLIDAVSDVIKQGGVRRGANMGILEVWHPDVEKFVHAKEKNVGTNVLSNFNISVGIWEDFWEALKEGKRYPLVNPRTGEKVKEIDPRSLFEELAYMAWAKADPGVVFFDVINRRNVLEPAKGEKIRATNPCGEEPLYEYESCNLASINLAKFVKYDENGEPYFDWDEYAYVIGKVAKYLDNAIDVNRFPLPEIDRNTKLTRRIGVGMMGLADALFKLGIPYNSKEGFEFMRKATEYLTFYAYRYSVEAAKKRGPFPLYEKSKYPQGELPVEGFYHREVWNLPWDELVEDIKRYGVRNAMVTTCPPTGSVSMIADTSSGIEPIFALAYKKSVTVGEFYYVDPVFEAELKKRGLYSDELLKKISDNYGSIQGLEEVPEDLQRVFVTSMDIHWLDHILAQANIQLWLTDSASKTINMPNDATVEDVKAAYILAHKLGCKGVTVYRDGSLSVQVYSVEGEKKQRVKAKPSEYAAEKLRAVVEAEPWLARFIDVEAILNGTNGKDKGKNAGLTFSISTPAAAKPMHEHPHHAEKPDIPKEKIEELLGVAYCPVCYERDGELVELRMESGCATCPRCGWSKCVIS; encoded by the coding sequence ATGGCAGTTGAAAAAGTGATGAAAAGGGACGGCAGAATTGTGCCGTTCGATAAAGAACGTATAAAGTGGGCCGTACAGAGGGCAATGCTCGAGGTCGGCGTCCGCGACGAGAAGCTCCTCAACCGGGTTGTTAGGAGGGTGGTAAGAAGGATCAACGAACTCTACGACGGCCAGGTTCCCCACATAGAGAACATTCAGGACGTGGTTGAGCTGGAGCTCATGCGCGCCGGGCTCTTCGACGTCGCGAAGGCCTACATCCTCTACCGCAAGAAGAAGGCAGAGATAAGAGAGGAGAAAAAGAAGATACTCAACAAGGACAAACTGGACGAGATAGATAAGCGCTTCTCCATCAATGCCCTCCGCGTCCTGGCTTCCCGCTACCTGATAAGGAACGAGAACGGGGAGATAGTTGAGAGCCCCAGGGAGCTCTTCGAGCGCGTCGCCCTTCTCTCGGTCATCCCCGATGTTCTCTACGATGAGAGGGTATTTGATAGGGAAGGAAACCACAGGCAGGATCTTAGGGGGCTGGAGGATTACCTGAAAGCCCTCGGCGAGTACGACGGAAGACTCTCCATCGGGAGGTTCAAACTCAACAGGTACCACTTCGAAAGGCTCCTCAACCTCTACCGTGAGCTGGCGGAGAAGGGCCAGATGAAGGTACCAATCGACGACCTGATAAGGATGCTCGAAAACGGCGCCTTCGACGACTACGAATCGGAGGTCGAGGAGTACTTCAGGCTCATGACGAACCAAGTCTTCATGCCGAACACCCCGGCTTTAATCAACTCGGGCAGGCCGCTCGGGATGCTCTCCGCGTGCTTCGTCGTTCCGATAGAGGATGACATGGAGAGCATAATGAAGGCGGCGCACGACGTAGCCATGATACAGAAGATGGGAGGAGGTACCGGCCTCAATTTCTCAAAACTCCGCCCCGAGGGCGATTTCGTCGGCTCTACCGCCGGAGCTGCATGCTTCACAGGGGACACGAGGATATTAACCGAAAAAGGGTTCATACCGATTGAGGAACTCGTAAAAACCGACCAGTCACCGAGGATAATCACCCATGAGGGGCCCAAAGAAATCGTGGAGAAATACAACAACGGCGAGATGGAAGTCTTTAGGGTGGTCACCCAGGAGGGATACGAGGTCAAGGTTACCAAGGAGCACAAGTTCCTGGTCTTTGACGATAAGGGCAACCCCGTCCTCAGGCCCCTGATGGAACTAAGAGAAGGAGACCTTATCTACATCCTGGCTCCGGACGACTTTAACGCCCCATACCAGGAACTCAACACGAACGTTGAGCTGAAGGCCAAAGGCTACGACGTCAAACTGCCAAAACTCCTCGATGAGAGGCTTGCGTATCTCCTCGGCATAATATACGCGGACGGGCATATAAGGCACCGCTACGAGAACGGCAGGGGGGAAAACTCCAAGATCGAGATATACCTAAACGTCAGCGAGGGGGACATAAAGGAGAAGGTGAAGGGGTACTTTGTTGAGCTATTTGGAATTGAACCCAGGGAGTTCATCAGGGAAGGGCAACACAAGATCACCCTCGTCGTACCCTCCACAAAGATCGTGAGATTCCTCGAACTGAATAACCTGAGCAAAGACAAATCCGAGAACATAACGGTTCCCGAATTGATCTTCCGCAGTAAACCGAGTGTCATGGCCGCGTTCTTGGCGGGTTTCTTTGATGGGAACGGCAGCGTGGACCAGCACTACAGAATCGCCCTGAAATCGATTTCAAGGGAGTTCATCAAAGGGGCCCAGCTCCTCTTCATGGCGCTCGGGATAATCACGAACATCCAGGAGTACACCCCACCGGAAGATACCCACAGGAAGGTTTACACCCTCAGGATTCAGACGAGGGATATGAAGATAAGGGCATTCGAGAAACTGGTCGAGTCGGTTAAACTCAACGGGATCAAGGAAAACGCCCTAAAGCACCTAAGCGAAAACGGAAAGAACAGAAAGTATTCCTTCCCGTTTAACGTTATCCACAAGATCAAGGACCCCAGGATCCGGGCCAGGATTCAGAGGGATTACAAGATACCATCTTACAACTCGGAGGTCACGCACAGGGCGTTTATACGCAGGATCCTTGAGCTAAGGGAGGAACTTGGTCTTGACGAGGAAGAGGTTGAGTACTTCAGCATGTTATCCAGGCTTTATCCGGTGGAAATATCAAAGATAGAGCCCCTCGGAGTCAGGAAGGTCTACGATATTCAGGTCGAGGGCGTTCACCTTCTCACGGGAAACGGCATCTACACGTCCAACAGCGGCCCAGTGTCCTTCATGCACCTCATAGACGCGGTGAGCGACGTCATCAAGCAGGGCGGCGTAAGGCGCGGGGCGAACATGGGGATTCTCGAGGTGTGGCACCCCGACGTCGAGAAGTTCGTCCACGCGAAGGAGAAGAACGTCGGAACCAACGTGCTCAGCAACTTCAACATCAGCGTTGGCATCTGGGAGGACTTCTGGGAGGCTTTGAAGGAAGGGAAGCGCTATCCGCTCGTCAACCCGAGAACGGGCGAGAAGGTCAAGGAGATAGACCCCAGGAGCCTCTTCGAGGAGCTCGCCTACATGGCCTGGGCGAAGGCCGATCCGGGCGTGGTGTTCTTCGACGTCATCAACCGGAGGAACGTCCTGGAGCCCGCGAAGGGCGAGAAGATCCGCGCAACCAACCCATGCGGTGAAGAGCCGCTCTACGAGTACGAATCGTGCAACTTAGCGAGCATAAACCTCGCGAAGTTCGTGAAGTACGATGAGAACGGCGAGCCCTACTTCGACTGGGACGAGTACGCCTACGTGATCGGGAAGGTGGCGAAGTATCTCGACAACGCCATAGACGTCAACCGCTTCCCCCTGCCGGAGATAGACCGCAACACGAAGCTGACGAGGAGGATAGGCGTCGGCATGATGGGCCTGGCGGACGCGCTCTTCAAGCTCGGCATCCCCTACAACAGCAAGGAGGGCTTCGAATTCATGAGAAAGGCCACCGAGTACCTCACCTTCTACGCCTACAGGTACTCCGTCGAGGCCGCCAAAAAGCGCGGGCCGTTCCCGCTCTACGAGAAGAGCAAATACCCGCAGGGTGAACTGCCCGTAGAGGGCTTCTACCACAGGGAGGTATGGAACCTGCCCTGGGACGAGCTCGTCGAGGACATCAAGAGGTATGGAGTAAGGAACGCGATGGTGACGACCTGCCCGCCCACCGGAAGCGTCTCGATGATAGCCGACACCTCCAGCGGAATCGAGCCCATATTCGCGCTCGCCTACAAGAAGAGCGTCACCGTCGGCGAGTTCTACTACGTCGACCCGGTCTTCGAGGCCGAGCTAAAGAAGAGGGGGCTCTACAGCGACGAGCTGCTCAAGAAGATAAGCGACAACTACGGTTCCATCCAGGGGCTTGAGGAGGTTCCCGAGGATCTCCAGCGCGTCTTCGTCACCTCGATGGACATCCACTGGCTCGATCACATCCTGGCCCAGGCGAACATCCAGCTCTGGCTGACCGATTCCGCCAGCAAGACCATAAACATGCCTAACGACGCGACGGTGGAGGACGTCAAGGCCGCCTACATACTCGCCCACAAGCTCGGCTGCAAGGGCGTAACGGTCTACCGCGACGGTTCGCTCTCGGTGCAGGTCTACAGCGTGGAGGGCGAGAAGAAACAGCGCGTCAAGGCCAAGCCGAGCGAGTACGCGGCCGAGAAGCTCAGGGCGGTGGTGGAGGCCGAGCCCTGGCTGGCCAGGTTCATAGACGTCGAGGCCATCCTCAACGGCACCAACGGGAAGGACAAGGGCAAAAACGCCGGCTTAACCTTTTCGATAAGCACGCCCGCCGCGGCAAAACCGATGCACGAGCATCCCCACCACGCCGAGAAGCCCGATATCCCTAAGGAGAAGATTGAGGAGCTCCTCGGGGTGGCCTACTGCCCGGTCTGCTACGAGAGGGACGGGGAACTCGTCGAGCTGAGGATGGAGAGCGGCTGCGCCACCTGCCCGCGCTGCGGCTGGAGCAAGTGCGTGATAAGCTGA
- a CDS encoding phosphoribosyltransferase, giving the protein MDKIYLTWWQVDRAIFALADHLREYGPDVIVGVARGGLIPAVRLSHVLGDVEVRVIDVKFYKDIEERMERPVITIPLHGSLEGKRVVVVDDVSDTGKTLEVVIDEVRKKGASDVKVACLSMKPWTKVVPDFYVFRTDKWVVFPWEEFPVVVRE; this is encoded by the coding sequence ATGGACAAGATCTACCTCACCTGGTGGCAGGTGGACAGGGCGATATTCGCGCTCGCCGATCACCTGAGGGAGTACGGGCCGGACGTGATAGTTGGCGTCGCGAGGGGCGGCCTGATTCCGGCCGTTAGGCTCAGCCACGTGCTCGGCGACGTCGAGGTCAGGGTCATAGACGTGAAGTTCTACAAGGACATCGAGGAGAGGATGGAGAGGCCGGTGATAACGATCCCGCTCCACGGTTCGCTCGAGGGAAAGAGGGTCGTCGTGGTCGATGACGTCAGCGACACGGGGAAGACCCTCGAGGTCGTCATAGACGAGGTTCGGAAAAAGGGGGCGAGCGACGTCAAGGTCGCCTGCCTCAGCATGAAGCCCTGGACGAAGGTCGTTCCCGACTTCTACGTCTTCAGGACGGACAAGTGGGTGGTCTTCCCCTGGGAGGAGTTCCCGGTCGTTGTTAGGGAGTGA
- the thpR gene encoding RNA 2',3'-cyclic phosphodiesterase translates to MRAFIAIDVSDEVRDNLVRAQERIGNRAARIKFVERENFHVTLKFLGEIDDAQAEEVKEALKEIAKKHRKHSARVRGIGVFPNPNYVRVIWAGVENDEGIRAIARDVEREMRRLGFKKDKDFVAHITIGRVKFVRDKLELAMALKELANEDFGEFEVNAIELKKSTLTPKGPVYETVARFELTE, encoded by the coding sequence ATGAGGGCGTTCATAGCTATAGACGTTAGCGACGAGGTCCGCGACAACCTCGTCAGGGCCCAGGAGAGGATCGGGAACAGGGCCGCGAGGATAAAGTTCGTTGAGAGGGAGAACTTCCACGTAACCCTCAAGTTCCTCGGGGAGATAGACGACGCCCAAGCGGAGGAGGTCAAGGAGGCTTTGAAGGAGATCGCCAAGAAACACAGGAAGCACAGCGCGAGGGTCAGAGGGATAGGCGTCTTCCCGAACCCGAACTACGTCCGCGTGATCTGGGCCGGGGTGGAGAACGACGAGGGGATAAGGGCGATAGCGAGGGACGTCGAGAGGGAGATGAGGAGGCTGGGCTTCAAGAAGGACAAGGACTTCGTGGCACACATAACCATCGGCCGCGTCAAGTTCGTGAGGGACAAGCTCGAGCTCGCCATGGCCCTCAAGGAGCTCGCGAACGAGGACTTCGGTGAGTTCGAAGTTAACGCCATAGAGCTGAAGAAGAGCACGTTAACGCCGAAGGGACCGGTTTACGAAACGGTGGCGAGGTTCGAACTGACGGAGTGA
- the cca gene encoding CCA tRNA nucleotidyltransferase: MDVEAVIAEVLPRIRPTDEERAFVEGLMEELKIIAEETIEGMGLDAKPYFVGSLAKDTYLAGDHDADLFLAFPLDVPLEELRETGLKLGRAIAERLDSYEVAYAEHPYVRASYRGVSVDLVPCYDVKSWRDVKTAVDRSILHTGWVLENLNGRNDEVRLLKRFLKGINAYGSEIHVRGFSGYLAEILIIEHGSFLEVLGKADFMLRRKIIDPGNWLKREYEIAMKTVRREIDADRPLIVMDPVDPRRNVAANLGWERYGVFYFKVREFMEEPSVRFFFPERPKAGNYLAELRRKGTHLVTLLFDAPGMIDDLLIPQLERSARGFERALSREGFRVLGWDVGRKGKAFIMLELDRRERERVVIKPGPEFFTVNGRDFYRKNGRVWLKGKRLFAEKAVKENVVDVIAELLEKNGVALGKNLRASVRNADVLLDYVPKELEDEAYIFVSREKWNLKG, encoded by the coding sequence ATGGACGTCGAGGCCGTTATCGCGGAAGTTCTTCCTCGGATACGACCAACCGATGAGGAGAGGGCCTTCGTTGAAGGGCTGATGGAGGAGCTTAAAATCATCGCGGAGGAGACCATCGAGGGGATGGGCCTCGACGCTAAGCCGTATTTCGTCGGCTCGCTCGCTAAGGACACCTACCTGGCGGGGGACCACGACGCAGACCTCTTCCTTGCGTTCCCGCTCGACGTTCCGCTCGAGGAGCTCAGGGAGACCGGTTTAAAACTCGGGAGGGCAATAGCGGAGAGGCTCGATTCCTATGAGGTGGCCTACGCCGAGCACCCCTACGTGCGGGCGAGCTACAGGGGTGTCAGCGTTGACCTCGTCCCGTGCTACGACGTGAAAAGCTGGAGGGATGTGAAAACCGCCGTGGACCGCTCGATACTCCACACGGGGTGGGTTCTCGAAAACCTCAACGGAAGGAACGACGAGGTCCGGCTCCTCAAGAGGTTCCTCAAGGGGATCAACGCGTACGGCAGCGAGATACACGTGCGCGGGTTCTCGGGCTACCTCGCCGAGATTCTAATCATAGAACACGGCTCCTTCCTCGAGGTTCTCGGGAAAGCGGACTTCATGCTGAGGCGGAAGATAATCGACCCCGGGAACTGGCTAAAGAGAGAGTACGAAATCGCCATGAAAACCGTGAGAAGGGAGATCGATGCTGACAGGCCCCTTATAGTCATGGACCCCGTCGACCCGAGGCGGAACGTCGCCGCCAACCTTGGCTGGGAGAGGTACGGGGTTTTCTACTTCAAGGTGCGAGAGTTCATGGAGGAGCCCTCCGTAAGGTTCTTCTTCCCGGAAAGACCAAAAGCCGGGAACTACCTCGCCGAACTGAGGAGGAAGGGGACCCACCTCGTGACGTTACTCTTCGACGCACCCGGGATGATAGACGACCTCCTCATCCCCCAGCTTGAGAGGAGCGCGAGGGGCTTTGAGAGGGCCCTCTCCCGGGAGGGCTTCCGGGTTCTGGGGTGGGACGTCGGGAGGAAAGGGAAAGCCTTCATCATGCTCGAACTCGACAGGCGGGAACGGGAGAGGGTGGTGATAAAACCCGGCCCTGAGTTCTTCACGGTGAACGGGAGGGACTTCTACAGAAAGAACGGGCGGGTGTGGCTTAAGGGAAAGAGGCTGTTCGCGGAGAAGGCCGTAAAGGAGAACGTCGTGGACGTTATAGCCGAACTCCTGGAGAAAAATGGTGTGGCCCTCGGGAAGAACCTGCGAGCAAGCGTCAGAAACGCCGATGTTCTGTTAGACTACGTCCCGAAGGAGCTGGAGGACGAGGCCTACATCTTCGTGAGCAGGGAGAAGTGGAATCTGAAGGGGTGA
- a CDS encoding glycoside hydrolase, which produces MFMKYAHHFHAYQPGDIVHVHDGDGSRPVEYEERRSPVAVKIRGEEVKGENWTRAMLYSYEHIADTLSRMKGVSVDIEPFTFLMLLRYHKRAFEDAVELLQRFDAVPTTPFHPIVPHLDEFEQGILAKVSFDFYAPLIEDRNVIGYWLPEAVITRKSARIVESSTGKKLVFLLDERQLLYDLPQAKHSCNRYGDSFVFGREWRISDAFAFNTLDVPGLVSATLSYRDDYKEQLGVPYLLFTASDLESLLGNPAQLDRFAGWMDGLEREGVERVSAMEFVRKKLSGGFKRLEGECSFGMGVKDYSSWSDYFDLSTDGKTSDARWLGYRRTDGRVFAREVKGRRVSQLWKAAFTRLFAELNRAVRLGVLKGLKELNADAEEFLVRYARVFFRDYYDYFGMETSLNYVLEPAAGNRDALRLGRVYYLMLLSNHSCPRFWENLDTRVAFGNVSVMAKALIELMEYFEGDELQSLFIESYLRLLNFDRLYHLWGLGTMPSMEGWETKEEAWLEALKSEVPTSGYNVVTRAALYVGERDLKGELRGLIGPYNFEWAVADTGHIPGEVHGEWENREWCEHRL; this is translated from the coding sequence ATGTTCATGAAGTACGCTCACCACTTCCACGCCTACCAGCCGGGCGATATAGTTCACGTCCACGACGGTGACGGGAGCAGGCCGGTAGAGTACGAGGAGAGGAGAAGTCCCGTCGCCGTGAAGATCCGGGGGGAGGAGGTCAAAGGTGAGAACTGGACGAGGGCGATGCTCTACTCCTACGAGCACATCGCGGACACGCTCTCGCGCATGAAGGGGGTCAGCGTGGACATCGAGCCCTTCACCTTCCTAATGCTCCTCCGCTATCACAAACGCGCCTTCGAGGACGCGGTTGAGCTCCTTCAAAGGTTCGACGCCGTGCCGACTACTCCATTCCACCCGATAGTTCCCCACCTCGACGAATTCGAGCAGGGGATTCTCGCTAAGGTCTCCTTCGACTTCTACGCCCCGCTGATCGAGGACAGGAATGTAATTGGCTACTGGCTCCCCGAGGCGGTGATAACCCGGAAAAGCGCCAGAATCGTGGAGTCCTCAACGGGGAAAAAGCTCGTCTTCCTCCTCGACGAGAGACAGCTTCTCTACGACCTCCCCCAGGCCAAGCACTCCTGCAACCGCTACGGAGACTCCTTCGTCTTCGGCAGGGAGTGGCGGATAAGCGACGCCTTTGCCTTCAACACCCTCGACGTGCCCGGTCTTGTTTCGGCCACGCTCTCCTACCGCGATGACTACAAGGAGCAACTCGGGGTTCCCTACCTCCTATTCACCGCCAGCGACCTCGAGAGCCTCCTCGGCAACCCGGCCCAGCTCGACCGCTTCGCCGGCTGGATGGACGGGCTCGAGCGGGAGGGCGTCGAGAGGGTTTCGGCCATGGAGTTCGTGAGGAAAAAGCTCTCCGGCGGGTTCAAACGCCTCGAGGGCGAGTGCTCCTTCGGGATGGGGGTCAAGGACTACTCCTCATGGAGCGACTACTTCGACCTGAGCACGGACGGAAAGACGAGCGACGCGAGGTGGCTGGGCTACCGGAGAACCGACGGAAGGGTCTTCGCGAGGGAGGTGAAGGGCAGAAGGGTCTCCCAGCTCTGGAAGGCCGCCTTCACGCGCCTATTCGCGGAGCTGAACAGGGCCGTTAGACTTGGAGTTTTGAAGGGACTCAAGGAGCTCAACGCGGATGCGGAGGAGTTCCTCGTCCGCTACGCGAGGGTCTTCTTCAGGGACTACTACGATTACTTCGGAATGGAAACGTCCCTCAACTACGTCCTTGAACCGGCCGCGGGCAACAGAGACGCCTTGAGGCTCGGCAGGGTTTACTACCTGATGCTCCTATCGAACCACTCCTGCCCGCGCTTCTGGGAGAACCTTGACACGCGCGTGGCCTTCGGCAACGTCTCCGTCATGGCGAAGGCCCTCATCGAGCTGATGGAGTACTTCGAGGGGGACGAGCTCCAGAGCCTCTTCATCGAGTCTTACCTCAGGCTCCTCAACTTCGATAGGCTGTACCACCTCTGGGGCCTCGGGACGATGCCCTCAATGGAGGGATGGGAGACGAAGGAAGAGGCGTGGCTCGAGGCGTTGAAGTCAGAGGTTCCCACCAGCGGCTACAACGTCGTGACGAGGGCGGCCCTTTACGTTGGAGAGCGGGACCTTAAGGGCGAGCTAAGGGGCCTAATCGGGCCCTACAACTTCGAGTGGGCTGTGGCGGACACCGGACACATCCCGGGGGAAGTTCACGGCGAGTGGGAGAACCGCGAATGGTGCGAGCACAGGTTATGA
- a CDS encoding phosphoheptose isomerase family protein, producing MERELRRILGEELANYLELMRAKVAFAEELYGIKMNYVPLITEGDIVVLDKNDGKVKWLKTKRPLTTEEFRALADRIKENLESGFVEMLLAMNMECVNGPGE from the coding sequence ATGGAGCGCGAACTCAGGAGAATTCTGGGTGAGGAGCTGGCCAACTACCTCGAGCTCATGAGGGCAAAGGTGGCCTTCGCCGAGGAGCTCTACGGGATAAAGATGAACTACGTGCCGCTCATCACGGAAGGCGATATAGTCGTCCTCGACAAGAACGATGGAAAGGTCAAATGGCTCAAAACCAAAAGACCGCTCACCACGGAGGAGTTTCGGGCACTGGCGGATAGGATAAAGGAGAACCTCGAGAGCGGTTTCGTCGAGATGCTCCTCGCGATGAACATGGAGTGCGTCAACGGGCCTGGTGAGTAA
- a CDS encoding DMT family transporter, with translation MDRSELILLGITAIWGSTFPAMKVSLDYLPPILFLAYRFGVASLLMLLLFRSRILRRETLREGFLLGLTLFFGHGFQIVGLKYTTASNSAFITSLYVVFTPFIAYLLLGEKLKPRDLLSLAIALTGLYLISGATLNFNRGDLLTVLCAISFAFQIVLVQRFGEKDYLSLSFWQITWNFVFSLVFAALFEPFTLPHAPLPWVGVLYTAIFATVLTFTLQVKYQRNTNAHRAALIYSAEPIFGYVTSFLTIGEVLSAKGYLGAFLILVGIWNEIRKQ, from the coding sequence ATGGACCGCTCGGAACTCATACTGCTCGGCATCACGGCGATATGGGGCTCCACGTTCCCGGCGATGAAGGTTAGCCTCGACTATCTGCCGCCGATACTCTTCTTAGCCTACCGCTTCGGCGTCGCCTCCCTCCTCATGCTCCTGCTCTTCAGATCGAGGATCCTTCGGAGGGAAACCCTGAGGGAGGGCTTTCTCCTCGGGCTCACCCTCTTCTTCGGCCACGGCTTCCAGATAGTCGGCCTCAAGTACACGACGGCGTCCAACTCCGCCTTCATCACCTCGCTCTACGTCGTCTTCACGCCCTTCATCGCCTACCTCCTGCTCGGGGAGAAACTCAAGCCGAGGGACCTTCTTTCGCTCGCGATAGCCCTAACAGGCCTCTATCTAATCTCCGGGGCCACTTTAAACTTCAACCGTGGCGATCTGCTCACGGTCCTCTGCGCCATCAGCTTCGCCTTCCAGATAGTCCTCGTCCAGCGCTTCGGCGAGAAGGATTACCTCAGCCTGTCCTTCTGGCAGATAACGTGGAACTTCGTCTTTTCGCTGGTCTTTGCGGCCCTATTTGAGCCGTTCACCCTTCCCCACGCCCCGCTTCCCTGGGTCGGGGTGCTGTACACGGCAATCTTCGCCACCGTGCTGACGTTCACCCTTCAGGTAAAGTACCAGCGGAACACCAACGCGCACAGGGCGGCGCTGATATACTCGGCCGAGCCGATATTCGGCTACGTAACGTCGTTCCTAACGATAGGGGAGGTCCTAAGCGCCAAGGGCTACCTCGGAGCGTTCCTGATACTGGTGGGAATATGGAACGAGATACGAAAACAATAG